Part of the Ziziphus jujuba cultivar Dongzao chromosome 8, ASM3175591v1 genome is shown below.
AAAAGAATCTTGATCAAGGGAAacccaataaaaaaacaaaatccatctttaacaatcaaggaaaaaaaaaaaaaaaaaaaaaaaagacctttcCGTAATTCAACCAATCCTTGTCGACTGAAAAAGCAACAAATCACAGAGAAGTTCACAAGGTCAGGATGAGAGATGGTCAGAGTTAAGAGAGTGTTACTGGGCAAGAGTTCTTAAGATAGTTAAGAGAAATTTATCTTCAGCTTCAGAATAAAAGTGTAACAGAGACTGAGGACTCGGCTGCTACGGCTTGCACCGACCTGCCCCTCCCTATTTCACTACTTGTCCCCTCTTCTTCAAAATACGACGCCGTATAGGAGAGTCCTATTTATATGGTGCAAAACTATCCTGgttaatgtaatttaataataatgtaattttagttttcttttttttcttttttttaatagctgAAATGTGATTTTTGTTATGTGatttataataatcataataataatataatatattttatcactatataattataataattataattgttaTCATCTTTTTTGTTTCGTTCTTTTGTAACAATTATTACAATCGTCACTTGCATGCATGGTGGACCGAAATCCATCAAAACTCCTTGCAAGCTTAAATTTTGACCAAACTGTTAGATAGCAAAAGAGAATAAATTTTGGCCAAAAAGAATAATTTCTCATCCATGCTTCTACAACTATATCatcttataattaattgaaatttcaaattgaACAATGATcatcttataattaattatataattaattgaaattccAAATTGAACAAtgatcatttaaaataatttttagattcGAAATTAAAAAGTTGGTAAAgaaattatctttttatttatcaagAATTGAGTAATAATTTATAATCTACAATCTCCTCggaattattttatcatttttatttagtCCAATTTTGAGACTATATTTCCAAATAAACGACCGACttaatatttatgatgtttgtttgaaaattgaCACTAAAAATTGATGGGGAAAACCTCGTTgtcttacatttttatttttaatgttattattaaaattaggaGAAGGGTGGGCAATCGGGTGTGGGCAATCGGGTGTGGCGTTATGTTGTAATCGGGGCCCGGATCATATCCACAGCATATAGAAAGGAAAGCGGTAGAAAAAGTGAAGAAGAGCTGCTACCATTGAACTTTGAAGTTGAAATCTTTTTGTAATTTGAAAGCCATGCAGCGGCAACTGATGAAGTGTCTGTCTGTTTCTTCTTTGCCagccgccaccaccaccacccttCAAGAACTCGCGTTTGCTCACCCCAAAGGTCttaaatttctctctctctctctgtggctcaatgttatttcttttatctatttactTCTTCTCAATTCATATGCGGACTTTCTGGTCTGGGGCATATGGGTATCTTCAGCTCAGTCATTTTCATTCacctttttaagttttcatttcAATTTCTCAACTTTTTGGCTTCTGCTTCTGTCTCAAATTGCATACTTGACGGTAAACAAGAAGCAACAACATTGTTTAGGTTGTGTTTCTGTAATATGTTATATGTTGTCATGGACGATGAAAAATGTGGATTTAGCAACTCGTTGCATTATGTGACTGAATGTTAAACTAACTAAGATTCAGTTGTTTGTGAATTGTTTGTTCCAAGTTCCAAAACTACGCAAATTTTATGATACCGCATCCGAATTTGAAAGACCATTGAAATGCTTGGTTATTGAATTCTGATACTGCAAAATCGATTGCTTTGGCTAttcttttaatttgataaatgtttGTTGGTAGATTTTACGTTTCTTTTCACATTATACATAGAAATACACTTTCTTCTGGTGCCAGAATATACATGTTCAAGtagatttatttgatattgaCAACATAATTGAACAGTGTGCTTTGAGTCAACAGGTATTATGCTTAGTTTACTTGAGCTTACTCTGATGCTTACAATTTTATGCTTAGTTTACTTGACCTTACTCTGATGCTTACAATACCTGATCATGTATGTTAGGCTTTCAGCTTCCCACAATGAAACTGCACACTAAAAGTTGGGTGCTGTTTTCATCTTTTGTTAATCACAGAAATATGTAAAGTGTCTAACTTGACCATAATGTTACGTAGGAAAACATACCATGATTAACATCTTTCAGATTTCATAACTTTTATCTTTTCTGCGTCAGGTAGGTATTGCAAAGGTTGTACTGAAAAAGGGGAAGACACAACTCTTCAAGGATGGAAGCCCCATGGTATACAGTGGAGCAGTTGATAGAATAATTGGTAGACCACCACCTAATACTGGAGATATTGTGCTGGTAGCTGATGGGAAAGAAAAGCCAATAGGATGGGGCATGTATAATTCTGCATCTATGTTCTGTGTCCGATTGATGCAGCTTGAGGAAGAAGTGACAAGGTACAGCTATAAAAAGCATTCTCTCATTCTGTTTTATTTCCTTCACAGCGCTTTTAGTTTTCTAACCTGTTTTATGTAGAGATTCTTCCTGTGCGTTGGACATGCAGAAACTGCTTGAAACGAGAATTGATGCAGCTATAGAATTACGTAAAAGTTTGGGGCTTCCCTCAGCTAATACAAATACTTTTCGACTTGTCAATAGTGAAGGAGACAGGTATTCCACCTCAAATTATCTAATGATGATTTCATTACTTACTGTTAAACATTTCTTGTTTATATGAGCATGGTATGAAGGTTCTTCTCATTGTTATTTGTTTAGATTGAACCTCTTGACATGCTTTTTCACCCTTGTCACTTTTTACTACAGATTGTCAGGACTAATTGTTGACATCTTTGGAGATATAGCTGTAGTAGCATCATCTGCTGCTTGGGTTGAGAAGTACAAACCAGAAATAGAGGCTTGCATAACAAGAAAGGGTGAAATTAATCATATAAACTGGAGACCATCtgttgaaattttgaaagaagaagGATTGGATGTGTCAAATCTGAAGGAAATGCATTCATCCACCTGTCCTGAAAGAACAAAGGTACAAATCCCAGTAAACAATATACTTTTACATTTCAAGAAGTTCCTCATGGTAACATTTTTCCAAGCCAGAATAATCATTTTGGTCAGTTTCTTATGCAAACAACTTCAACactattacaaaatatttaaaataactaCCTCGTCTCATCATGCCACcatccaaacaaaatttaatatgtgttgtggtcatttttattatttagtttgtacttttttttggtctttggaCCCTTGCTGACCTCATTAGTGGATTCCCCCCATAATATCAGTAAACATTTTGAAATGAAGTAAAAAATGTTCATTATATTGCTCCTCCAATTGAAATGTTTTGAACTGTAAAAATATCATCTATCCTACAAGCTACAGATAGTAGGAAGCAAGCCCAACAATGTATATCAAGTATATTTTCCAAGACACCCTCTCATGTGTAAGCCATTAACAAGGAGAAAGAAACCAGGCCTTCCGCATGCCAAACAGTTCCAACaacaattcaacacaattaCACAAATGCAAACTCAAATGGGGGTATCAAAGCTCGCACCAAGACCACTTGGCCACCAAGGCTTTGATACAATGTTAGATCACTGTCTACCTCAAAAGCTATAGCTAGTAGGGTGTGGGCCCAACAATGTATATCAAGCATGTTTTCCAAAATGAACTAGCTTAGGATCTTTGAAATTGCCTTCATGCAGTAATTGCTTAACTTGTGCCTCTAGTATTGTGCtttgtaatatatattcattgttCTTCTAATTCCCTCTAGTGATCTATTTAGGTCATGGAAAATGGGATTTCTTATGCAATTTCACTTGAGGGTCAGAAGACAGGATTTTATGCTGATCAGCGTGACAACCGTctatttatatcaaaaatttcagACGGTCAGAGAGTTCTTGATATATGCTGCTACAGTGGTGGTTTTGCTCTAAATGCAGCACGAGGGGGTGCCATAGATGTTACTGGTATTAATTATTCCCAATTCTGTCATTTCTTTTGCAATGCCTGCCACATGCCTTCCTTTTTTCTATGAATTTGACTGTAAGGTAATCAGTTAAGCTAACACGACTTTGCTAATTTGCACTTTATTAGAAATGGCTCTTGGATTGCATATGCCTTTATGACTTGATTTGTTTCTTGCTCTTCCTGCATTCTGTCAGGTGTTGATACATCCTTGCCGGCTTTAGAGTTAGCTAAAGAAAACATTGTGCTTAACAACATGGATCCAGAAAGAATATCATTTTTACAAGAAGATGCAAGTGCGTTTATGAAGAGTGCCCTTTCTAGAAATGAATCATGGGATATTGTCATTTTAGATCCTCCTAAACTAGCTCCACGAAGAAAGGTATGGCGCCTGCATTTTGCCTATCATAGTCGATTACACTTTTTCTGTAGTAGCATATGTTTAAATGTTCTCTTAGTTGAAGCGAAAACTAGATAGAAGGTTTATCTTGCATTTTTCCTTTACCAGGTAATAAGCTTTACTCTCACTTTAAGAAAAAGCCTGATCCTAAACAGCTAGAGAAAACCCAAAAGCAAAAAGCCAAAACAGAAACATTAGGAAATGACCTCTTTAAGATTTTGTGTCTGTTCTTTTTATCATTCCTCTTTCTTCATCCTCTATTTACACTCCATTTTAAGAATCAAATTAAGATTGCTTTTTTGCTTCATAATTTTATAGTCTATTATGGGGTTGCATTAACTAAGAATTGAACATGTTCACACAGGCATATCATGCACAGTTCTTGGTATCTAAGTGCAATACTGCTATTGTTGTCTGTGAATCATGACTTGCTGCTTCCTTCAGGTTTAATAGATTTTGCTGCTGTTATTGGCTTATTTCTGAATCCAGGTACTACAAAGTGCATCAGGAATGTATAGAACGTTAAATTCAATGGCAATGCGATTGACAAAGAGGGGTGGTCTTTTCATGACTTGTTCATGTTCTGGAGCTATAACCCAAAGTGGGATGTTCTTGCGCATTCTTCAGGCAAGTAAATTATTTCTGCTGATGAAATCAACACAATAGACTCATTTTCCCAAGTCCTAGACCTTCAGTCCCATTCAATCACATAACCTTAGGAGCTTGTTACATTGCAGCTAACTGAGAGAACTTATTTACCTTATAATCTGTAACAATGTTATGTATTCAAAATGCATACCATGGCTCAATGAACATATGAATATGAACAGGCATCTTGCTTTCCTTTATTTTATCAGGGTGCTGCAACAATGGCTGGGAGAAAAGTAACAATTCTAAGACAGGCTGGAGCAGCTTGTGATCATCCTATAGACCCATCATACCCCGAAGGCGCTTACCTTTCTAACATCCTACTGAGAGTGCTTTAAAAATCACTCGGAATGGAAAAGACATGCAGATATGCtgcctaatttattttttcatt
Proteins encoded:
- the LOC107424656 gene encoding uncharacterized protein LOC107424656 isoform X2; the encoded protein is MVYSGAVDRIIGRPPPNTGDIVLVADGKEKPIGWGMYNSASMFCVRLMQLEEEVTRDSSCALDMQKLLETRIDAAIELRKSLGLPSANTNTFRLVNSEGDRLSGLIVDIFGDIAVVASSAAWVEKYKPEIEACITRKGEINHINWRPSVEILKEEGLDVSNLKEMHSSTCPERTKVMENGISYAISLEGQKTGFYADQRDNRLFISKISDGQRVLDICCYSGGFALNAARGGAIDVTGVDTSLPALELAKENIVLNNMDPERISFLQEDASAFMKSALSRNESWDIVILDPPKLAPRRKVLQSASGMYRTLNSMAMRLTKRGGLFMTCSCSGAITQSGMFLRILQGAATMAGRKVTILRQAGAACDHPIDPSYPEGAYLSNILLRVL
- the LOC107424656 gene encoding uncharacterized protein LOC107424656 isoform X1; its protein translation is MQRQLMKCLSVSSLPAATTTTLQELAFAHPKGIAKVVLKKGKTQLFKDGSPMVYSGAVDRIIGRPPPNTGDIVLVADGKEKPIGWGMYNSASMFCVRLMQLEEEVTRDSSCALDMQKLLETRIDAAIELRKSLGLPSANTNTFRLVNSEGDRLSGLIVDIFGDIAVVASSAAWVEKYKPEIEACITRKGEINHINWRPSVEILKEEGLDVSNLKEMHSSTCPERTKVMENGISYAISLEGQKTGFYADQRDNRLFISKISDGQRVLDICCYSGGFALNAARGGAIDVTGVDTSLPALELAKENIVLNNMDPERISFLQEDASAFMKSALSRNESWDIVILDPPKLAPRRKVLQSASGMYRTLNSMAMRLTKRGGLFMTCSCSGAITQSGMFLRILQGAATMAGRKVTILRQAGAACDHPIDPSYPEGAYLSNILLRVL